ATCCATTCACCAATGAGATACGCCTGGGATCAAATGAACACATATCTTGAAAATTCATCATATAAGAAATTAGGAATAAATAAATTATTAAGAATAATTCTACAAGATTTGAGAAAATGGGATTATTTAAGCAGTGTAAGAATTGATAAATTAATAGCGAACTCTAATTTTACCGCAAAAAGAATAAAAAAATATTGGGGAAGAAGTTCATCAGTTATTCACCCCCCTGTTGATGTAACAAAATTCTCACCAAAAAATTCAAGGGACGATTTTTACTTAAGTGTATCCAGACTAGTACCAAATAAAAGAATTGACTTATTAGTAAAAGCATTTAATCAACTTGATTTACCATTAATAATTGTAGGGAATGGACCAGAGAAAAGAAAACTTATGAAAATTGCTAATGATAATATAATTTTTTTAAATTACCAAGACGATTTTGCCGTAAAAAAACTAATGGAAAAGTGTAGAGCTTTTGTCTATGCTGGAATAGAGGATTTTGGGATAGCGCCTGTTGAAGCAATGGCAGCTGGAGCCCCAATTATAGCTCTTAAAAGAGCAGGAATTTTAGATACAGTAAAATGTATAAGTTCTAAAAGTAAACTTTCAACTGGAATTTTATTTAATGAACAGAGTGATAAGGCTTTGATAGATTGTATTCAATACTTTAATGAAAAGAAAATTTGGTTAGAGTTTTCTAGTCAGGATATTAATTTATGGGCCCAGAATTTTAGTGTTGATAACTTTAAAATTAAATTTGCAAATTTCATAAATAAATCTTTGGAAGATTTTAAATAAATTTATTTATATATTATTAATTAAAAAATAAAAAATTTATATTTGGACAAAATAGCAATTATTATTAAAAAAGTTTTTTGAGGATTTTGAATTACAAAATTTTAAAGAGATTTTTAGATTTTTTATTCTCCTTTTTATTAATAATTATCTTAATCCCACTATTTTTAATTATTGGGATCCTAATTAAAACAAGCTCAAAAGGTTCTATTATTTATATACAAAAAAGGATGGGGAAGAATAATACAACTTTTTCTTGTTACAAATTCCGAACTATGGCCCCGCAATCAAAATATCTTTTAAAAGAAATATTGATTACAAATCCAAATTTGAAAAATGAATTTGAAAAGACAAGAAAATTGACTAATGATCCAAGAATTACTCCCATTGGCAAATTTCTCAGATTTTTAAGTTTAGACGAATTACCCCAAATAATTAATGTATTAAGGGGAGATATGAGTTTTATTGGACCAAGACCAATAGTAAAAAGTGAAATAAAAAAATATGGTAATGATTTCGAAAAAGCATTCTCTGTAAGCCCAGGTATTTCAGGCCTATGGCAGGTTAGTGGAAGAAATAATCTTTCTTATGATAGAAGGGTTGAATTGGATATCTTTTATTCAAAAAATATCAACTTTATCCTAGACATGAAAATTTTTATTAAAACTTTTAAAGTAATTCTATTTCCCTTTGGAAGAGGAGCTTATTAAAATAAAAAATTTATAAATTTAAAATCTAATGATGTTAATACAAAAGATTTCTCAAAATTTAAGAATAGTTTTTATACTTTTAAGAATTTAATAAATAACAAAAAATCTAAAAAAAAACTCAAGGCCTAATTTATGTTGTTAAGGAGACGGGAGTATAAAGATTTTCCTATATTATCTTCCATATTTGTCTTCAAATCTTTTTATATCATCCTCTCCAAGATAACTCCCGCTCTGAATTTCTATTAAAGTCAATTTAAATTTAGTTGGATTTGATAATCTATGTTTAACTCCTAATGGAATATATGCACTTTCATTTGGACCAATTATTTTTTCATTATCTTCTATAAGTATCTTGGCTGTACCATTTACTACAACCCAATGCTCAGATCTATGAAAATGCATTTGAAGAGATAGAGAGGCTCCAGGGTTGACCTCTATTTTCTTGATTTGCCAAGTTTTACCTTCTTCAATGGATAAAAATGATCCCCAGGGTCTATAAACAATTTTATGATTTATTGCTTCATTAAAGCCCTTTTCATTCATTAAAGAAACTATATTTTTTACATTTTGGGAAGATTCTTTATTTGCAACTAAAATTGCATCTTTAGTTTCAACAATTACTATATTTTCTAAACCGATGCTCACTACCAATTTTTCCTCACTTCTTATCAAAGATTCTTTAGTTTCTTTTGCTAAAACTCTTCCTATTAAATAATTGCCATTTTGATCTTTTTTAGACATTTTCCAGAGAGATTCCCAGCTGCCTACATCATCCCAACCACAGTTAAGAGGAATTACAAACGCTTTGTTCGTTTTTTCAAATACGGAAATATCAATTGAAATATTATCGCAATTTCTAAATGCTTCTTCTTCAAGTCTTAAGAAATCAAAGTCCCTTTTACTTTTTTTCAAACATTTTTCACAATTTTTTATTATTTCTGGTGCAAATCTTTTTATCTCATTAAGAATCGAAGTCGCTTTAAATACGAACATTCCACTATTCCAAGTATATTTTTTATCCTCAATAAAACTCTTAGCATTTTTTTTATTTGGTTTCTCTATAAATTTATCAACCTTACTAGCAAAATATTGATTGGGATCAAGCTGGTTTGCAGATCTTATATATCCATATCCAGTAGAAGGATATGTGGGAGGTACTCCAAAGATTATTAAATTATCATTTAAAGCATTTTCAATACTATTTTTAATTGCTAATTGAAAATTATTAATATCTTTAATTTGGTGATCTGACGATAATATTAAGAGTATAGGTTCAATATTTGTTTCTTTAAATATATCTAAAGCTTTTAAAGCAGCAATTGTAATTGCAGGTGTAGTATTTCTTCCAACCGGTTCCAATAATATTTCTAATGGCTCTATGTTTATTTCTTTCATTTGATGACCAACTATAAACCTATGTTCTTCATTACAAATAACTATTGGTCTGCAAATATGTTCTAAATTATCTATTCTTTTGTAGGTTTTTTGGAGCATAGTATATCTATCATCATTTAATAAATTTAGAAATTGTTTAGGAAAACTTTTTCTAGATAATGGCCAAAGTCTTGAACCAGTTCCACCTGCAAGTATTATTGGAACAATTTTGTAAATAGTTTTAGATGTCATTATTTTTAAAAAATATATACTTGAAAATTTTTATTAAATAGCAAATATTCTTTTTTAAGAAGTAATTCAATTAAATTGATAGCACCTTGGAATGCGACCAAGGCAAACTTATTTCTTCTTCTCATTTAAGATTCATATTTTATTTTAACTTTACATTAAAAACAGAATTAACAAAGTTTTCTTTTAAGAATAGATGTATATTTATAGTTTTTTTCTTAAAAGTGCTTTCTGTGTTTAACTTTGTCTTAAATTATAAGATTATAGGTCTATGTAGTAAATTAAAATATATTCAGAGATTAATAATATTCCATGCAAAATATTTTAGTAACAGGGGCAGCAGGTTTTATAGGTTATCAAATTTGCAAAAAACTTCTCCAAACAAATAATCAGTTAATAGGCTTTGATAATCTCAATAATTATTATGATACTTCTTTGAAATATGCCAGATTGGAGAAATTAAAATACTTTTCAAAAAGAAATTATTCAAATTGGAAATTTATTAAAGGAGATTTAACGAAAGAAGAGCAGTTAAATAAATTATTTGATGAATTTAAAATTGATACTGTAATTCATATGGCTGCCCAAGCAGGTGTAAGATATTCAATCAAAAATCCCGCAGCATATCTTAATTCTAATTTAATTGGGTTCGGGAATGTACTTGAAATGTCCAGAAAATATAATATTAAGCATCTAATTTATGCGAGTAGCAGCTCTGTATATGGAGGAAATATAAAATACCCTTATTCTGAGAAAGATGCAGTAAATCATCCAATTAGTCTTTATGCTGCCACGAAAAAATCAAATGAATTAATGGCTCATAGTTATAGTCATTTATATGGTATACCTTGTACGGGATTAAGATTTTTTACAGTTTATGGTCCATGGGGGAGACCAGATATGGCACCTATGATATTCACAAAATCAATCCTAGAAGGTAAACCCATAAAACTTTTTAACTCAGGAAATATGTATAGGGATTTTACTTTTGTGGAAGACATTTCAGGAATTTTTGAGAAACTAGTTGAAAAACCTGCAACAAAAAACACAAGTTTCAACAGGAATTCACCAGACCCTTCAACAAGTTGGTGTCCTCATAGAATATTTAATATAGGTAATAATAAGCCAATTTTGATTTCTCACTTTATACAAATCCTTGAGAAAGAACTTGGGTTAAAAGCAATTATAAATAATTACTCAATTCAGCCAGGAGATATAGAAAAAACAACCGCAGAAATAGGTTTGATAGGTGATTGGGTGGGATATAAACCAAAAACTTCACTTAATGAAGGCATTAAAAAATTTATTTATTGGTATAAAGAGTATTATGGTATTTGAAAATATAAATAATTATTTGAGAAGAGGCTTAATATTAAATTTTTAAATGATTATTATTAAAAGTAACTCAACAATATTTTAAAAATAATTAGTGAATAATATAAAATAAGTCTTATTATTCATTTTATTATTGGCTATTAGAAATTTAGTTACTGGAGGAGCCGGATTTTTAGGTTCACATCTTATTGATAAACTTTTATCTGCAGGGGAAGAAGTAGTAAGTTTAGATAACTACTTTACAGGTAGCAAATCTAATTTAAAGAAGTGGTTCAATAATAACAAGCTAGAAATTATTAGACATGATATTACCCAACCTATCTTATTAGAGGCGGACAGAATTTGGCATCTTGCATGTCCTGCTTCACCTATTCACTATCAAAATAATCCAATTAAAACAGCGAAAACAAGCTTTCTAGGAACTTATAACATGTTAGGACTTGCTAAAAGATTAAATGCAAGATTTTTATTAGCCTCAACTAGCGAAATTTACGGAAATCCACTAGTACACCCTCAGAAAGAAGCTTATTTTGGAAATGTTAATACAATAGGGCCTAGAAGTTGTTACGACGAGGGGAAAAGAATTGCTGAAACATTATGTTTCGATTACAAGAGAATGCATAATTCTGATATTAGAGTTGTGAGAATATTCAATACTTATGGTCCTAGAATGCTACCCAATGATGGCAGAGTTGTAAGCAATTTCATAGTATCTGCTATCTCAGGAAATCCACTTACGATATATGGAGATGGTAGTCAGACAAGAAGTTTTTGTTATGTTGATGATCTTATCAATGGAATGCTGAAGCTTATGAATAGTAATTATGACTTGCCTGTAAATTTAGGTAATCCAGATGAATTTACAGTTAAGGATCTTGCTAAAATCTTAATTAAAAAAGTTAACCCTGATGTTAAACTAATTTATAAAAATTTACCAGAAGATGACCCTTTAAGAAGAAAACCAGATATTTCAATTGCGAAAGAAGTTCTTAATTGGGAACCTTCAATATCACTCTCTGATGGATTAGATAAAACTATTAAATACTTTAAAGATTACTTAAAAAATGAAAAATAAAGCTGATCTTAAAAAAATAACATGTTTGGGGGCTGGATATGTAGGTGGACCAACTATGGCAGTAATGGCTGATAGATGTAATAGTATTGAAATAACAATTGTAGATTTAAATCAATCTAAAGTAGACCTTTGGAATAGTGAAGACTTATCTAATCTCCCTGTATTTGAACCAGGGCTAGCATCAATAATTAAAAAAGTAAGAGGAAAAAATCTTTTTTTCTCAAGTGATATTCAGAAGGCCATTTCTGAAGCAGATATTATTTTTATTTCAGTTAATACTCCAACAAAAACCTCCGGTTATGGAGCTGGATTTGCAAGTGATTTGAAATGGGTGGAATCGAGTGCTAGAACTATTGCTAATTTTGCTACCGGACATACCATAGTTGTAGAAAAAAGTACTGTTCCAGTAAAAACAGCTGAGGTAATAAAGACAATTCTTAATTACAATCAAAATTATGATGCTAAAAAAAGTTTTTCAATTCTATCTAATCCTGAATTCTTAGCAGAGGGCACGGCCATAAATGATTTAGAAAATCCTGATAGAGTTTTAATAGGAGGCAATGATTCTGATGCGATAGAATCTTTATCATTAATATATGAACATTGGGTAAGCAAGGAAAAAATTATTAAAACAAACCTCTGGAGTAGCGAATTATCTAAACTTGCAGCGAACGCATTTCTAGCCCAAAGGATTAGTTCAATAAATGCAATAGGAGCTATTTGTGAATCTACTGGAGCGAATGTCAGAGAAGTAAAATTAGCTATTGGGTCTGATAAAAGGATTGGGGAAAGGTTTCTGAATGCAGGTCCAGGATTTGGTGGAAGTTGTTTCCAAAAAGATCTTTTAAATATGGTTTATTTGAGTAAATATTATGGTCTTAATGAGGTAGCTAATTATTGGGAGCAAGTTCTAATTTTAAATAATTGGCAAAAAAGTAGAATATCCAAACTTGTTGTAGACAAATTGTTTGGTACTTTAAATGGAAAAAAAATTGCTATTCTTGGCTTCGCATTTAAAGCAAATACAAATGATACAAGAGAGTCTTCGGCAATTAAGATAACGAAAGAATTACTTACAGAAGGTGCAGAAATCGTAATACACGATCCTAAAGTAACTAAAGATCAGATTAAAAAAGATTTAGAAAAAAACGAAGGAAAAGATCCTAAACAAAAAGAAAGTAATAGCTTTTGGTGGTTTTCTAAAGACTACGAAGAGATCTTTAAAAATTCAGATGCGATTATTATTCTTACCGAATGGGAAGAGTACAAAACTCTTAATTGGAAATTTTACACAAATCTCATGAGAAAGCCTTCTTGGATATTTGATTCTAGATCTATCGTTAACCCTAAAGAGATGAAAAATCTAGGAATAAAATTATGGAGAATTGGTGATGGCACTTTAGATTAACTATTAGCAATTTGAACTAAAGTATTCTTCATAATAAATATTTTTTAAAAATCAAATTTCTAATATACTTGTTTAATTCCTTCACAATATTTTGAAAACCTTGATAAATTAAGATTATTAGAATTTGTGAGTTTTTCTATAAGTTTTTGATCTGGATTAGTACCACTTTCAAATTTAACTTCCATTATTGATTCATCTGACTCAACAGGATAATTAAAAAAATAACCATCTTTATTTTTCAAAATACTTGAAAACTTTATTTTTTTGTCAAAAGTTATTCTCGTCTGTTTATCTTCAGAAAGGTAATATCTTCTCAAGTAATTAATACCAAGAGTTGGTTGAAAACCATTTTCTATAAAAGATGGAATAATAAATGATAAATTAAGATCTGTGAAAGCAGAAGTATTTAATATTTCTCCAGAGCTAATATTTATAGCATTTTCTAATTTAGAAAAATCTTTCCAACCAATTTCTGAATTTTTATTTTTATATTCAATAATTGCTTTATCAACATCATTGTTATAGTATCTAATTCTTATTTTTCTCCTTTTACATATTCCTTCCTCAGACTGGCGGAAGTGCAGAAAGCTTGGAGTATCATAATATATGCTTGTAATGAATCTATCTTTAAATATCTTTCTAAATCTATTTTCAATAAGAATAAATTCTTTTTCAACTAAAAAAGCTGGGGCAATCCTATATTTTTTTTCAAACCGCTTCATCTAATTGTCTTTGCCCCATATTTATTTCCATAAAGTTCTTTAAAAACTTTATTAGAACTCATTTCACCAATGATTCTTTTCCCATAAATATAAACAAAGGAATCATCAGAAATAAGGCTATTTTTTGTATTAATCGTATTATTAGTTTTATCAATATAAATAGTTGGTGATCCAAGCTCAGGTTTTTTAATATATGAAGCCAATGGGAGTTTAACATTTGAATAATTAAAAGATTTTATTTTAAGTACAGAAGAATCTTTACTAACTACTCCGATCTCACTATTAATTGCATTTATATTATTAATATTTAAATTCGAATCTTCACCAACGCTTAGAACTTTATCTTCAATATTTTTGCCCACAATATTTTCAATATTCGAAACAGAATAAGATAAATCTAAACAATCATTACCAACTTTATTACAATTTATATTTTTAATATCTAATGAGGAAAAATCAGAATCAATTGCATCTGATTTAATATTTTCAGTATATAAATTATTACCTTCTACTGATGAATTTATAAAATTTACACCGTCTTCACTTAAAGAGTTCTTTATTTCAAGATTATCAAATTTAATTTTGGAATTTACAAAATTAATTCCTCCATATAAGATCCTTAGTTCTTGAATTGGGCTTAATAAATTATTTACTTCTAAATTATTTATAAATACATTTGAATTTTCAATTATTAAGGAACCACTTTTAGAATCACAACCTTTTATTATCACTCCTTCATTTGGATTCCCATGAAATTTAATGTAAGAGTCTTTAATAATTAGTTTTGATCCTTTATTAAGACATATATTTGATCCTTCATCAAAGATAATATTCTTTCCAAATAATTCTATATTTTCATTAATGTTATGAAGACCTTTATTAAAGTTAAAATTTTGTTTTAAACTAGTTTTTATTATCGGTTCAAATTTAATTTTCTGATTCATTTCGAGAGATGATGTTAATTCTCCAGAAAAAATAAAACTATTCTTAAATTCATTTAATGAAAATCTTGTATTATCTATATTACAATTTCCAAAAGAAGATAGATCTATAAACTTCTTTGTCCCTTTCTCTAAAATTATAGGTTCAGAGGTTAATCCATTACAATTTAACTTAATTATTTGAGGTAATCTTGATTTTTCATTGACCAAACTCACCAGAAATCTATTTTTATGGGTAGCTATAGAGGGCTTTTGATCACGAGCAATTCTTATTTCTTTTCTTATATTCTTAAGTCTTTTACTAATAGAACCCCATTGCCCAATATGAGGGAATATTCCTTCATTATAAATTCTATCTGATCTTGAAAACTCTCTATAAATAAGTGCTCTTTCAAACCAAAAATTATCCCAAGAAGGCTTAATAACTTCTTTTGTATAAGAATTAGAAGAAAATCTTTCTAAATTTTCAAAATAAATTCTATAAAAATTTGGTTCAATCTTTTTATAATCTCCAAAAAACTTTCTATAAAAATTTGTTTCTGGACATTCCCAAGGGCAGTTTTCATGAAGAGTAATATCAATTAATCTATCTTCTTTAAGATTTAAAGCCCCAGTAAAGTGACCATCAAAGAATATTGGCTCAATTAAACCACTTGAAGGATTTAGAAAATATTTTACACTTTTAGGAATTGTTGCATGATAAAGATTTAAAGCATCCATCAACGCAAAATATTTGCCCCACTTATCCAAATCAAAATATTTTTTTATTATTAAAGGATCATTCTGACTTGCTTTTAATACGGATAAAGTTTCCTTAGCAATTTTTTTCGACGTATTTTCACTCCATTGTTTTGCATCAGAAAGATCAAATATAGCATCCTCGAAAATAACACTATGAGGTTCAAATATTCCAAAAATAGGCCCATATCTTCTTTTCGAAGCTTCAATTAATTCTCTTCCAAAACCCTCTTCAACATGTCTAATTCCAAAATATTCTCCGTTAACGAATAATTTCACAAATTCATGTCTTGGAGAAATAAGATCTTCATTTTTGACTATATTGGAAGCAAACAATTCATAAGTATAATTTCTCAAAATGGGCATTTGTAGGGAAAATTCTTCCATACCCTCATATCTATCTTTTCCTCTAATATCAACTTTAAGACTCATTTTTTTTAAATTCAATCTGTGCAGATTCCTATCACCTTTAGCCCTTAACTTAACTTTATAAGAATTTTTATTATGAATCATTTTACCTCTTGCCCAATTATCCTCAGAACAATTATCTAGTTTTTTGCGCATACACTCTAACTTAGAAATTTCTTCAAAATTAATATCTAAGTCAATTCTTTTTAAATTTTTTTTTACAAAAAATGACCTGAAAGTATCAAAAAAGTAACTTGTAAAATCACTTAAATATAAGTCTTCATATCGCTTATCGAATTTTGAATATATTTCACTAATCTTTAGTTTTACATAGCCTCTATTATCTATTACTAATCCAATAAATATTGTTCCTTGTAATACAACCAAAATAAAAGATGCATTTTTTAATAATGGTAAAAAAGATAATAGTTTTTTTTTAACGATTTTAAATCTATTTTTATTATTTGATTTGCGCCTTGAAGATTTCATTTATAATTATTTTAACTCTCAGGCCTATTATAAAAAGTAATTGATGCATCTTTAAATTCTTCCCTTATTTTGAATAAAATTTCATTTAGGTTTTTATGATCATCAATATGTATTGAAATATTTAATACTAAATTATCTTGTGAATAAGAACTTAGATTTTTTATAGAATAGACTTCTGTATATTTATCAAGCAAACTGCACAATTTAGGTAGATCTTTCGTTGAAGATAAAGTTAGCGATATGCTATCTAAGAAATTAGAGGATGAGCTTGAATTTTTACTTTTATTATTTATTTTAAAAGCATAAATTGCTACTACTGAACCAGTAATTGCAATTAAAACTGCAAATAAATATTGTGAAGCTCCTATCGCTATACCAATGCAGATAGATAATAGAACGAATGCAAGGTTATATGGTTCTTTTATAGCAGTTCTAAACCTAACTACAGATAATGCACCTACCAATCCAAGAGATAAAGCTAATGAAGATTTAACTACAGCTATTAAAGAGGCTACAGAAATAGTTACCATTAATAAAGTATTTCCAAAAGCAGATGTTGAAGAGTATGAATTTGAATATTTTTTAAAAATAAATCTAATATAAAAACCAGCCAGAACTGAAAGGCCTAATATTAACAAAGAGTCTGAAAACCCCACTACAATAGATTCAGTAATAGCTTTGTTTCTTATCAAAGTTTCACTAAATTCTGTATTCATTCAAAAACTTAAAACTAATAGATATCCTAATTGATTAGTTGTTAGTAAAACACTTATTAATTTAAAATTTTAATAATCCCAGATTTCAATTTAATTAAATACATAAAAAAAATATTAAAAAATTTCATTTCTTTTTAAAACATGCTTAATATTTTTATTAAAAGCTCTTTTATTAATTTTCAAACCTTTTGATATGTCAACGATACCTGTACCAAGATAATGACCAAAAGATGAAATATCTATTTTAGGAGACTCAATATATCTCCACAATTTGACCATATTTAAAAATTTTATATCATCAAGAATTAAATATCTCTTTTTATTTTCTAAATTAGAATTACTTATATTTTTACATAGTTCGTATTCAAACTTACCATCCTTAGGGCCATCAGCATAAATTATTTCTGAATCATTAAAAAGATTTAGATATTTATCAAATATAAATTTAGATGAAAGATCAACAAGATCTTGTGAAAATTTTCTATTCTCAAAATCTTCAATTGAAAGATGAGTGTCCTTAAATTTATTCCATTTAATCAAATCAAATGTTTTGATTTCCGTTAATTGATCTGAATAGTCCAGCATTACTCTTGAAGACATACCGGTAAAGGTTCCAATATCTAAAAGAGATTTTGGTTTAATAGTATTTACGATCCCAGATAGTATTCTATATGGCTCTCCAGGAAAAATATTAAAATAAAAACTATTTTTAATTCCTTTTTCTTCTATTTCATTTTTAAAAGCAAAATCTAAAGCTTTAGATATGAGAGGAATCAAACTTTTACCCTCTAAAGCAGCACGATCATCATCAATTGAAAAATTTAAAGTATGAATAAAAGAATCTTTATCAAAACTTCTAATATCTCTATAGTAAGAATAATATCTTTTTAAATTTTTAAAAATATCCATGATTATTTTATTTAGTCAATATTACTATAATTTAAAATAAATTTTAAAAATATTTAATTTTTTAAATGTTAATCTATTTGTTTGAAAGTCTTTTTCTTAAAATCATTCACTAAAGTATTAGTCTTATCATTCTTTAAAGAACATATCAAGGCAAAACAAATCGGGAAAGTTGGGATGATTTTGCGATCACTATTATAATTACCTAATCCAAATAACATAAGAACCATTATTAAGCAAAATAATAAGTTCTTGGTTAGAGGAGAATAAGGAAATTTTGAAATTTTAAAATCTTTAATGTTAAACAGATTGAAAAAAATAAATGAAATCAAAATCACAAAGATTAATCTTATAAATGCAAATAAATTGCTGCCATCAAATAAACCTAAAATTCTTGATGGATATAATATTCCAAAAATTGCAACAAAAACTCTTCCAAAAATTTGTATTACAAAAGTAAATGGTTGATCAAAATATTTTTCAAGTAATAAAGTTATAACTTGTGAATCTTGGTTAAGTAATCTATCAGAACCCGTATAAAATTCAGGTCTTATAAAATAAAATATTATTGTACTTAA
Above is a window of Prochlorococcus marinus XMU1406 DNA encoding:
- a CDS encoding CotH kinase family protein translates to MKSSRRKSNNKNRFKIVKKKLLSFLPLLKNASFILVVLQGTIFIGLVIDNRGYVKLKISEIYSKFDKRYEDLYLSDFTSYFFDTFRSFFVKKNLKRIDLDINFEEISKLECMRKKLDNCSEDNWARGKMIHNKNSYKVKLRAKGDRNLHRLNLKKMSLKVDIRGKDRYEGMEEFSLQMPILRNYTYELFASNIVKNEDLISPRHEFVKLFVNGEYFGIRHVEEGFGRELIEASKRRYGPIFGIFEPHSVIFEDAIFDLSDAKQWSENTSKKIAKETLSVLKASQNDPLIIKKYFDLDKWGKYFALMDALNLYHATIPKSVKYFLNPSSGLIEPIFFDGHFTGALNLKEDRLIDITLHENCPWECPETNFYRKFFGDYKKIEPNFYRIYFENLERFSSNSYTKEVIKPSWDNFWFERALIYREFSRSDRIYNEGIFPHIGQWGSISKRLKNIRKEIRIARDQKPSIATHKNRFLVSLVNEKSRLPQIIKLNCNGLTSEPIILEKGTKKFIDLSSFGNCNIDNTRFSLNEFKNSFIFSGELTSSLEMNQKIKFEPIIKTSLKQNFNFNKGLHNINENIELFGKNIIFDEGSNICLNKGSKLIIKDSYIKFHGNPNEGVIIKGCDSKSGSLIIENSNVFINNLEVNNLLSPIQELRILYGGINFVNSKIKFDNLEIKNSLSEDGVNFINSSVEGNNLYTENIKSDAIDSDFSSLDIKNINCNKVGNDCLDLSYSVSNIENIVGKNIEDKVLSVGEDSNLNINNINAINSEIGVVSKDSSVLKIKSFNYSNVKLPLASYIKKPELGSPTIYIDKTNNTINTKNSLISDDSFVYIYGKRIIGEMSSNKVFKELYGNKYGAKTIR
- a CDS encoding DUF4956 domain-containing protein, with the translated sequence MNTEFSETLIRNKAITESIVVGFSDSLLILGLSVLAGFYIRFIFKKYSNSYSSTSAFGNTLLMVTISVASLIAVVKSSLALSLGLVGALSVVRFRTAIKEPYNLAFVLLSICIGIAIGASQYLFAVLIAITGSVVAIYAFKINNKSKNSSSSSNFLDSISLTLSSTKDLPKLCSLLDKYTEVYSIKNLSSYSQDNLVLNISIHIDDHKNLNEILFKIREEFKDASITFYNRPES